One genomic segment of Pseudomonas fortuita includes these proteins:
- a CDS encoding MFS transporter: MNMSGRNTLAIMLAASFASTIGGLPFNTLPILLGSMVDSLGFTVEQIGLLGSVCFAGYLLGTLLAVVLIDRMNWRWLTLGCAFGAAAAYGMSSWLPPAVQSWLWAVIGFFAALMTCLGMRIMGEMANKERALGMRLGIELGVVAAVLFALPSLVIAYFHYTGAALMLAAIILLLSLSALALPRRQEFIHEAQQGQADSLLARFRFPPAAYAALAFFFLFGAGQIGLWAFLERLGHGLALQPAELGIVFAVLKLLGGAAALALAVVGDRLGVRVPHLIVLAVLGTGLLLLGNAEGFLMYAAGAWIWEVGFTWGCVYQTAAIARLDRSGRSIMLIPGAFALSSMAGPALAGQLVSEGFGVLLWLAAGCALIPVLAFTWLLAQRLQNVGTGCAVGVQA; this comes from the coding sequence GTCGATAGCCTGGGCTTTACTGTCGAACAGATCGGCCTGCTGGGCTCGGTGTGTTTTGCCGGCTACCTGCTCGGCACGCTGTTGGCAGTGGTGCTGATCGATCGCATGAACTGGCGCTGGTTGACCCTGGGGTGTGCGTTTGGCGCTGCGGCGGCATATGGTATGTCGTCCTGGCTGCCGCCTGCGGTCCAGTCGTGGCTGTGGGCGGTGATCGGCTTTTTTGCTGCGCTGATGACTTGCCTGGGTATGCGCATCATGGGTGAAATGGCCAACAAGGAACGCGCCCTGGGCATGCGCCTGGGTATTGAACTGGGCGTGGTAGCCGCAGTGCTGTTTGCCTTGCCGTCGCTGGTAATTGCGTATTTCCATTACACCGGCGCGGCCTTGATGCTGGCTGCGATCATTCTGCTGTTGAGCCTAAGCGCGCTGGCGTTGCCCAGGCGTCAGGAATTCATTCACGAAGCGCAGCAGGGGCAAGCCGATTCGTTGCTGGCACGCTTCAGGTTCCCGCCGGCGGCTTATGCTGCGTTGGCGTTTTTCTTCCTTTTCGGCGCCGGGCAGATAGGCCTATGGGCGTTTCTCGAACGCTTGGGCCATGGCCTGGCGCTGCAGCCAGCGGAACTGGGTATCGTCTTCGCCGTGCTGAAACTGCTGGGCGGCGCAGCGGCGCTTGCCTTGGCCGTGGTGGGTGACCGCCTGGGCGTACGCGTCCCCCATCTGATCGTTCTCGCGGTGCTGGGTACCGGGCTGCTGTTACTGGGCAATGCCGAAGGCTTTTTGATGTATGCCGCCGGCGCCTGGATCTGGGAAGTGGGCTTTACCTGGGGTTGTGTCTATCAGACCGCAGCGATTGCACGCCTGGACCGCAGCGGTCGTTCGATCATGCTGATTCCAGGCGCCTTTGCGCTGAGCTCCATGGCAGGTCCGGCCCTGGCCGGGCAACTGGTCAGTGAGGGCTTCGGCGTACTGTTATGGCTGGCGGCAGGCTGTGCGCTGATCCCGGTGCTGGCCTTTACCTGGCTGCTGGCGCAACGCTTGCAAAACGTGGGCACTGGCTGCGCGGTTGGTGTGCAGGCTTGA
- a CDS encoding hybrid sensor histidine kinase/response regulator gives MDREAAGSSGDLDAPALTNQESAFPTTALERLQLALDAGAIIGTWVWDIRPNQVTADERFSRSFGLPADKCMAGIPIEEAFASIHPDDRDRVSADIQEAMGRGGGFRCEYRVRQHDGSYRWIEANGRAELDEEGQAVRFPGILMDVESRRSAEAERDRMSALLRTFTAAVPGVVYAKDREGRLIVANDGVTQLVGKPPELYLGKTDLEFLEDKAQARQIMETDRLVMHGGKAVQIEERVDMPDGTATYWLSVKAPLCDEAGEVMGLIGSSIDVTARKNAESELLELNRTLEAKIEQAVAEREAAHAALRQSQKMEAVGQLTGGIAHDFNNLLAGITGSLDLIKLRLKQGRIADVERYLTVAHGAAQRAASLTHRLLAFSRRQTLMPVHTDVNTLISDMEELIRRTVGPAIQLKVELQAKSSTCLVDPAQVENALLNLCINARDALEGGGSISIKTYNEELVQGDALDPELAPGTYFTVCVADDGVGMSTETLARAFEPFFTTKPVGAGTGLGLSMIYGFAKQSGGQVRIESQVGRGARVYLQLPSLKVEVDAAGRTEPLPESELTSSGETVLVVDDEPSVRMFVSESLGSCGYIVIEATDSLAGLQLLRSDTRIDLLVTDIGLPGGTDGRQMANTGRSIRPGLPVLFMTGYAQPKILDNAQLEPNTAVLTKPFTLETLTLTVNALLKNCC, from the coding sequence ATGGATCGCGAAGCCGCCGGCTCTTCAGGAGACCTGGATGCTCCCGCATTAACCAATCAGGAGTCTGCTTTTCCAACGACCGCGTTGGAGCGTCTACAGTTGGCGCTTGATGCTGGCGCCATCATTGGAACGTGGGTGTGGGATATTCGGCCCAACCAGGTGACTGCGGATGAGCGATTCTCGCGATCTTTCGGACTGCCTGCAGATAAATGCATGGCGGGTATTCCAATCGAGGAAGCTTTCGCCTCGATTCACCCGGACGATCGAGATCGTGTCTCTGCCGATATCCAGGAGGCGATGGGCCGCGGGGGGGGCTTCCGGTGTGAATACCGTGTCAGGCAGCATGATGGCAGCTACCGCTGGATCGAGGCCAATGGAAGAGCCGAGCTTGACGAGGAAGGTCAGGCTGTGCGGTTCCCCGGCATTCTCATGGACGTTGAGTCACGCCGTTCAGCCGAGGCTGAGCGTGACAGGATGTCAGCCTTGCTTCGGACATTCACGGCGGCCGTTCCCGGTGTTGTCTACGCAAAAGATCGCGAGGGGCGGCTAATCGTTGCGAATGATGGTGTCACCCAACTGGTTGGCAAACCACCAGAGCTTTACCTGGGCAAAACCGACCTGGAGTTTCTGGAAGACAAAGCTCAAGCACGGCAGATAATGGAAACCGATCGGCTCGTCATGCATGGCGGGAAAGCCGTTCAGATCGAAGAGCGCGTCGACATGCCGGACGGCACGGCTACTTACTGGCTTTCTGTCAAAGCGCCACTGTGCGACGAAGCAGGCGAGGTCATGGGGCTGATTGGCTCGTCCATCGATGTCACCGCGCGCAAAAATGCCGAGTCGGAGTTGCTGGAGCTTAACCGCACGCTGGAAGCGAAGATTGAACAAGCCGTGGCCGAGCGAGAGGCGGCGCACGCAGCGCTACGTCAATCGCAGAAAATGGAGGCGGTCGGCCAACTGACCGGGGGTATCGCTCACGACTTCAATAACCTGCTTGCGGGCATCACGGGAAGCCTTGATTTGATCAAGCTTCGCTTGAAGCAGGGCCGTATTGCTGACGTAGAACGTTACCTGACAGTGGCACATGGTGCGGCACAAAGGGCCGCGTCCCTGACCCACCGGCTCTTGGCCTTTTCACGCCGCCAGACGCTGATGCCTGTGCATACCGATGTCAACACCCTGATCAGCGACATGGAGGAGCTGATACGCAGGACGGTCGGGCCAGCGATCCAACTCAAGGTCGAGCTCCAGGCAAAATCAAGCACCTGTCTGGTCGATCCGGCTCAGGTCGAGAACGCACTGCTGAATTTATGCATCAACGCTCGCGACGCATTGGAAGGTGGAGGATCGATCTCCATCAAGACGTACAACGAGGAGCTGGTACAAGGGGACGCGCTCGATCCTGAACTGGCACCCGGCACGTACTTCACCGTCTGTGTAGCCGATGACGGGGTAGGGATGAGCACTGAGACGCTAGCGCGTGCATTCGAGCCATTCTTTACCACCAAACCTGTAGGGGCGGGTACAGGGCTCGGCCTGTCCATGATCTATGGTTTCGCCAAACAGTCAGGCGGGCAGGTTCGGATCGAATCCCAAGTGGGCCGAGGCGCCCGCGTGTATCTGCAGCTACCCAGCCTCAAGGTTGAGGTGGATGCGGCAGGTCGTACCGAGCCATTGCCTGAATCAGAGCTGACCTCCTCAGGCGAAACGGTCCTGGTCGTCGACGATGAACCCTCCGTGCGCATGTTTGTGAGCGAGTCGCTGGGTAGCTGCGGATACATTGTCATTGAGGCCACGGATAGTCTGGCTGGCCTGCAGTTGCTCCGCTCGGATACCCGCATCGATCTGCTTGTCACAGACATCGGCCTGCCAGGAGGCACTGACGGCAGGCAGATGGCCAATACTGGCCGCAGCATCAGGCCTGGCCTGCCAGTCCTGTTCATGACCGGGTATGCGCAGCCAAAGATACTGGACAATGCCCAGCTCGAGCCCAACACGGCTGTGCTGACAAAACCCTTCACACTCGAAACGCTGACGTTGACCGTAAATGCTTTACTCAAGAACTGCTGCTGA
- a CDS encoding sensor domain-containing diguanylate cyclase, with amino-acid sequence MGKVLSSRIGLRGLVLGFVLLAVLSTLCNSLITAYSVQRDALVHSALEANRAYAFKVASSIDQFLYSVNERLKYSTQRLGSDFANRALLEEEAHRLQAQDSELNTVLITDPAGRVLQAYPPAVPIGSTVSSDELHEALNVRRPMVSQAFTSTNGKLIVFVSQPVFSPTGEYLGLVGGSVVLQQRGVMHSLIGEHHLDGAFAFVADGNRRLLYHPDQQRIGEVLGWSETVDKALVGDSGTLETVNYHKVPMLAGFAHVQGSNWAVVVQQPREQALAPLGKLMRDMLIRIIPAGVIGLVLILLGVMLITRPLRALAGHATDLSTPNATAELSAINAWYAEAAAIRQALVLQSQQLQQKIGSLNAAADTDPLTGLANRRAMNAALQGLDASQQVYSALALDVDHFKRVNDNFGHDVGDLALQRVAQVIRDCTRAGDLPCRAGGEEFCLLLPNTALNTACEVAERIRTTLSAAAVSEIGTLTISIGVASRSAHTPNATAILKRADERLYLAKQNGRNQVVAEDRLTL; translated from the coding sequence ATGGGCAAGGTGCTGTCATCGCGTATCGGCCTGCGTGGCCTGGTTCTTGGCTTTGTCCTGCTCGCCGTGCTGAGTACCCTGTGCAACAGCCTGATCACGGCCTACAGTGTGCAACGCGATGCGCTGGTGCATTCGGCATTGGAGGCCAACCGTGCCTATGCCTTCAAGGTCGCCTCGAGCATCGATCAGTTTCTGTACTCGGTCAATGAGCGCCTGAAGTACAGCACACAACGCCTGGGCAGCGACTTTGCCAATCGAGCGTTGCTCGAGGAAGAAGCGCACCGCCTGCAGGCCCAGGATTCAGAGTTGAACACCGTGCTGATCACCGACCCTGCGGGCCGGGTGCTGCAGGCTTACCCGCCTGCGGTGCCGATCGGTTCGACGGTCAGCTCCGACGAACTGCACGAAGCGCTCAACGTGCGTCGCCCCATGGTCAGCCAGGCGTTTACCTCAACCAACGGCAAGCTGATCGTCTTCGTCTCCCAGCCTGTCTTCAGCCCCACAGGCGAGTATCTCGGTCTGGTCGGCGGCTCCGTGGTCTTGCAACAGCGTGGCGTGATGCATTCTTTGATTGGTGAACATCACCTTGATGGCGCGTTTGCCTTTGTCGCCGATGGCAACCGCCGGTTGCTGTACCACCCCGATCAGCAACGAATCGGTGAAGTGCTCGGCTGGAGCGAAACGGTGGACAAGGCCTTGGTCGGTGACAGCGGCACGCTGGAGACGGTCAACTATCATAAGGTGCCGATGCTCGCCGGGTTCGCTCACGTGCAGGGCTCCAACTGGGCCGTGGTTGTCCAGCAACCCCGGGAACAGGCACTGGCGCCACTGGGCAAGCTGATGCGCGACATGCTGATCAGGATCATCCCGGCTGGGGTGATCGGTCTGGTCCTGATACTGCTCGGCGTGATGCTGATCACTCGCCCATTGCGCGCGCTGGCCGGCCATGCCACCGACCTTTCGACCCCGAATGCAACGGCTGAACTATCAGCCATCAACGCCTGGTATGCCGAGGCCGCGGCGATCCGCCAGGCGCTGGTATTACAGTCGCAACAGCTGCAACAGAAAATCGGCAGCTTGAACGCCGCGGCCGACACCGACCCGCTCACCGGCCTGGCCAACAGGCGCGCGATGAACGCGGCCCTTCAGGGGCTGGACGCAAGCCAACAGGTGTATTCGGCACTGGCGTTGGACGTCGACCATTTCAAGCGGGTGAACGACAACTTTGGTCACGATGTCGGTGACCTGGCCTTGCAGAGGGTGGCCCAAGTAATCCGCGACTGTACCCGGGCCGGGGACCTGCCGTGCCGTGCCGGTGGCGAAGAGTTCTGCCTGCTACTGCCGAACACCGCGCTGAACACGGCCTGCGAGGTCGCCGAGCGGATCCGCACCACGCTCAGCGCTGCCGCTGTGTCGGAGATCGGCACGTTGACCATTTCCATCGGTGTGGCCAGTCGCAGTGCACACACCCCCAACGCTACGGCCATCCTCAAGCGTGCCGACGAACGCCTGTACCTGGCCAAGCAGAATGGACGTAATCAGGTCGTGGCTGAAGATCGCCTGACGCTCTGA
- a CDS encoding PA0061/PA0062 family lipoprotein — MRTMMLLLAITAVTGCQSPLPSANPEMAWVDFSVPFPNDRLLMAERLDKQRLRDGRFFQVSPGRHELIVRFDYEVGGGGGLSLMGGTTVRECYLTVPYANFQAGQRYVLEGRSMALTPEARLYDAKGEMVAEVSEFYCL; from the coding sequence ATGCGCACAATGATGCTTTTATTGGCAATCACGGCAGTTACAGGTTGCCAGTCGCCGCTGCCAAGCGCCAATCCTGAGATGGCCTGGGTCGATTTCTCGGTGCCATTTCCAAATGACAGGTTACTGATGGCCGAACGGCTGGATAAGCAACGGTTGCGCGACGGCCGCTTCTTTCAAGTGAGCCCCGGGCGCCATGAGCTGATCGTCAGGTTTGACTATGAAGTGGGCGGTGGCGGCGGGCTGAGCCTGATGGGCGGCACGACTGTACGCGAATGTTACCTGACAGTCCCTTACGCGAACTTTCAGGCAGGCCAGCGCTATGTGCTGGAAGGAAGGTCGATGGCGCTGACACCTGAGGCGCGCTTGTATGATGCCAAGGGGGAGATGGTTGCAGAGGTTAGCGAGTTCTATTGCCTCTAA
- a CDS encoding UxaA family hydrolase, with amino-acid sequence MQLITTTGSASAANAVIRLNPLDDVLVARQPLTEGLLLEEGIVVREPIPAGHKVAAHALSAGQPLRRYGQIIGFASQAIAAGEHVHVHNLAMGEFARDYAFGVDAKGQQAPNDDTFMGIVRADGRVATRNYIGILTSVNCSATVARAIADHFRRDIHPEALAPYPNVDGVVALTHGVGCAVDPGGEALAMLRRTLGGYAVHANFASVLLIGLGCETNQIPDLLAAQGLQSSHALRTFTIQGTGGTSKTIASGIAQVKSLLAEANQVERQPVSVRHLTVGLQCGGSDGYSGITANPALGNAVDRLVAAGGTAILSETPEIYGAEHLLTRRAVSQQVGEKLIARIQWWETYCQRMGAELNNNPSAGNKAGGLTTILEKSLGAVAKAGSSDLMDVYEYAEPVRAHGLVFMDTPGYDPISATGQVAGGANLIAFTTGRGSAYGCAPSPSIKLATNTRLWETQEEDMDVNCGGIADGSMTIEERGEHIYRMMLSIASGERSKSEQHGYGQNEFVPWQIGAIT; translated from the coding sequence ATGCAACTCATTACAACAACAGGCAGTGCAAGCGCTGCCAACGCCGTGATTCGACTCAACCCACTGGACGATGTGCTGGTGGCACGCCAGCCGCTGACCGAAGGCCTGCTGCTGGAAGAGGGCATCGTTGTGCGCGAGCCGATCCCGGCGGGCCACAAGGTGGCTGCCCACGCACTGAGCGCGGGCCAGCCGCTGCGCCGCTATGGGCAGATCATCGGTTTCGCGAGCCAGGCGATCGCCGCAGGCGAACATGTGCACGTGCACAATCTGGCGATGGGCGAATTTGCCCGCGACTACGCCTTCGGCGTCGATGCCAAAGGCCAGCAGGCGCCCAACGACGATACCTTCATGGGTATCGTGCGCGCCGATGGCCGGGTAGCCACGCGCAACTACATCGGCATCCTCACCTCGGTGAACTGCTCGGCCACGGTGGCACGGGCGATCGCTGACCACTTTCGCCGCGATATCCACCCCGAGGCGTTGGCGCCCTACCCCAACGTCGATGGCGTGGTTGCCCTGACCCACGGCGTCGGTTGCGCGGTCGACCCCGGTGGCGAGGCGCTGGCAATGCTGCGCCGCACCCTCGGCGGCTATGCGGTACATGCCAACTTCGCCTCGGTACTTTTGATTGGCCTGGGCTGCGAGACCAACCAGATCCCCGACCTGCTGGCGGCCCAGGGCCTGCAAAGCAGCCACGCACTGCGCACGTTCACCATTCAGGGCACCGGCGGCACATCGAAGACCATTGCCAGCGGCATCGCCCAGGTCAAGTCGCTGCTGGCCGAAGCCAACCAGGTCGAACGCCAGCCGGTGAGCGTCCGCCACCTCACGGTCGGCCTGCAGTGCGGGGGCTCGGACGGCTATTCGGGGATCACCGCCAACCCGGCGCTGGGCAATGCGGTCGACCGCCTGGTGGCAGCCGGCGGCACTGCAATTCTCTCGGAAACCCCGGAAATCTATGGCGCCGAACACCTGTTGACGCGCCGCGCGGTCAGCCAGCAGGTGGGCGAGAAGCTGATCGCCCGCATCCAGTGGTGGGAAACCTACTGCCAGCGGATGGGCGCCGAGCTGAACAACAACCCCTCGGCGGGCAACAAGGCCGGCGGCCTCACCACCATCCTCGAAAAGTCCCTGGGTGCCGTGGCCAAGGCCGGTTCCAGTGACCTGATGGATGTTTACGAGTACGCCGAACCGGTGCGCGCCCACGGCCTGGTGTTCATGGACACACCCGGCTACGACCCGATCTCCGCCACGGGCCAGGTCGCCGGTGGCGCCAACCTGATCGCCTTTACCACTGGCCGCGGCTCGGCCTACGGCTGCGCGCCCTCGCCGTCGATCAAGCTGGCGACCAACACCCGCCTTTGGGAAACCCAGGAAGAGGACATGGACGTCAACTGCGGCGGCATTGCCGACGGCAGCATGACCATCGAAGAGCGTGGCGAACACATCTACCGGATGATGCTGAGCATCGCCTCGGGCGAGCGCAGCAAGAGCGAACAGCATGGCTACGGCCAGAACGAGTTCGTGCCGTGGCAGATCGGCGCCATCACCTGA